The following coding sequences lie in one Globicephala melas chromosome 15, mGloMel1.2, whole genome shotgun sequence genomic window:
- the LOC115861647 gene encoding cystatin-9-like, protein MLCQQWTCRWAQPWALLLLLLGPQLVVTHSWQPQGEGNGEDQATLELYFPATVEYAVHVFNQRSQDSNAYKVVQILRSWKEPANGIVFSTELQLGRTRCGKFDEDIDNCPFQASPDVNNTITCFFTIDTEPWRTKFQLLNNTCSEGSAE, encoded by the exons ATGCTGTGTCAGCAGTGGACGTGCAGGTGGGCTCAGCCCTGGGCCCTGCTCCTGCTTCTCTTAGGTCCCCAGCTCGTGGTGACTCACAGCTGGCAGCCCCAAGGGGAAGGGAATGGTGAAGACCAGGCAACCTTGGAGCTTTACTTCCCTGCCACCGTGGAGTACGCCGTACATGTGTTCAACCAGAGGAGCCAGGACAGCAATGCCTACAAGGTGGTGCAAATCCTGAGGTCGTGGAAGGAGCCG GCAAATGGCATCGTGTTCTCCACGGAGCTGCAGCTCGGCCGAACCAGGTGTGGGAAATTTGACGAAGACATTGACAACTGTCCGTTTCAAGCAAGTCCAGACGTGAACAAT ACCATCACCTGCTTCTTTACAATCGACACTGAACCCTGGAGAACGAAGTTTCAACTCCTGAACAACACCTGCTCGGAGGGCTCTGCTGAATGA